GAGGGCtcgcgggggcggggaggagggcaaGGTACCTGCTCGAATCCGAAGCTGAGCTGTCCGGAAGGGAATGAGAGCAGCAGACGGGGGTGGGCGCCCTCACAGCGCCCCTGCGGCTTGGTCTTGTTGGGGTTCAGGACCGAGATGCCCCAGGCCTTGCAGAAGTTAAGATGAGCGTGCTGTGAGAACACGGTCGCGCCGTCCAAGGCTCCTTGCCCTCTGCACGTCCCCCCTCCACCGTGTGTCCCCTTCTGCCCCGCAGCCAGGGGCCTCGCGCCCCTGCCCCTCTGGTCCTCCGCTGTCTCTTGGTGTTACCTTTCCTCCGCCCTGGGTTGGGTACACGACTCCAATCTGAATCTGGGCTTGGAGCCGGACGCAGGGCTGGGAGCCATTGGTCCAAGTGTAGTCTCCTATGGCCTCCTGGGGCCCCGGGCTGggactggggggcgggggcggaggggatggtggccctgggtggggggagctggTGGAGGTGTTGGGGCTGGCGGTGGTGCTGTTGCTCATCGTTGGGTGAACCGTGGTGTTTCCGTGGCTGGGGGTGGTCGGGGGCTTGTGAGTGGCTGTTGTGGGTTCTTGGCTGGTGGCACCTGCCGTGGTGGTTCTGTGGCTCGTGGTCCCAGGGCTTGCTGTGCTTTCTGTGGCCGTCGGGGTCACCGTGAAGGACGGCAGCAGAGTGGCCGACTTCTTATGAGGACAGTCGTTCCCCGTCCCCTGGGCTTTCAGCAGAGCAAGACTGGTCAGCAGCCCTCAGGCAGGCTCCTCCCGGGGCCCCCTCCCCTCAGGCCTCTTACCTGCCAGCAGCCCCAAGGCCCCCAAGAAGAGCACAGCGAGCCTCATGACAGACGGGCCTCACCCGGGCAGTCCAGGTCAGGTTTGTCTGGACCCACTGCTTGCTCAACCCTCGCCTTCTGCCTCCGGTTGGAAAAGGAGGAATTAGGGTTTTGACTTCCTGTAACTCCGGCGGTCCACCCCCAGCCTGACTCAGGCACCTCAGCCCCAGCCACTGATCCCTGAGTCACTGACCTTTGCCATTGAGTGAGGGGGTTGCCTTGGCTTCCCCAGTGGGTGCCACCAGCCTTCAAAAGGTCACACATAGATGGGAGTCTGCAGGCAGCTGTTCCCCAGGTAACAACGTATCCAAGTCTGCCGGAGGTCCCAAGGGATTACAAAACCAGTGGGGGGACATACCCCAATGTTCCCCAGAAATAGGGTATGCAAGCCAAGGGGTTGGGaaagggtaaattttttttttaagattttgacagatcacaagtaggccaggCAGGGTGGAGCcgaccccctgccaagcagaaaggcagagacttaacccactgagccacccaggcaccctgggaaggGTTTCTGTCACTTCCTCTTGGCTGAGACACGTGAGGTGCTTATGATGCTGCTGGCGCCTGGCGTCCAGCCCGTAACAGAGCAGTGTCCCATCCAGTGAATGGAACCACTTTCTgatcagaagggaggtgggggaaaaaagcaatccAAGGATAATTTGGAAGGGTAATGACTActagctgggaggtggggggcacaGCCAGAGATGTGCCAGTAacaggtgggaaggaaggggaggcaaGAAATGAGAAGCCCAAACAGGCAGTTTGCAAgtcattttattcagaattttgtgttttgtttcctgaatCAATAAATACTAtacaaaacaatgtaaaaatggCTACCATttttcctcccctgctccccccacctggGGACAATCCCCTGAATCAGTGAACTCAGGGATTCTCCAGATTTGGTCCAGCAAATGAGGATGAGTGACACTGTGGCCCCTTGGATCCTCAGAGGCattcagctggggtgggggagagcctCTGGGGTTTGGAGGTTGACTAGGTTACAGACAGATTAGTGTTTCTGGGAGAAGAGACGACGCCTGGAGCAAGAGCCTGCCCCAAAGAAAAGGGGGTCTAAAATGTTCACGGTTCCTTCTTTTGCCTCAAAAAGtgacatttattcaaagaaaaaaaaaaatgacaagatgtcCATCCCTtggctcccttccctcccccctcctacTACTCTTCAGCCCCCCAGACTGAACCCTGGGGGGCCTAAGAAGCAGGACAGCCCCTCAGATGAGGTCAGCGACATTGAGGGGCATCTCCTCAATGGAGGTGTTGTAGAATGTCTCGATGTCTCGGAGAGTCCTCTTGTCTTCTTCTGTCACCATGTTAATAGCCACACCCTTACGGCCAAATCGTCCCCCACGACCGATTCTGGTGGGCAACAAGGACATCTCAGTGTGAGGGAGGACAACAAAAAGGGAGGAGGCAAGAACTTTAGCTCAGGGCAATCTATGGGAACATTCCAAATCTATGATTACCTGTGGATGTAGTTTtccctgttggtgggaaggtcATAGTTGATGACTAAGGAAACCTGCTGCACATCGATGCCTCTGGCCTAGGTCAGGGGAGAGGACGGGTCAGCACAAGCGCGAGGGGACACAATCAGGCCAGAGGGATGGGAATGAGTGTAGGCGGCCAAAGGCAGGCAAAGGAACAGACGTGCCCTGTCCCCGAGCAGCCTCAGGCATGCCAGATCATCTTCCAAGTTGCTACTTTCCGGAAGAGGGGCACGGGCGGGCCCCCTGGAGAGGGAATCAGCTTGgactttcccttcttcctccctgcccAGGGGCCATCCACACTCACCAGCAGGTCGGTCGTGATCAGCACTCTGCTGGAGCCCGAGCGGAACTCCCTCATGATAACGTCTCGTTCCTTTTGGTCCATGTCTCCATGCTAGAGCGGAAACAAGAGGGGAGGACGCTTGTCACGGGCCCGCGGGCACAGGAGAGCAGCTAGCTGTAAGGCGCGGACACACCAGGGGCACGCACCATGGCGGACACAGTGAAGTCCCGGGCGTGCATCTTCTCAGTGAGCCAGTCCACCTTCCTCCGGGTATTGATGAATATGACCGCCTGCGTGATGGTCAGGGTCTCATACAAGTCACACAGCGTGTCCAGCTTCCActcctgggagggggaggggagaccaGTCAGGGGCTATACCCAACTGCACCCCGCCGGCCCGCCTCCTGTGCCGGGCCCCACCTCTCGCTCCACATTGATGTAGAACTGGCGGATGCCCTCCAGGGTCAGCTCCTCCTTCTTGACCAGGATCCGGATGGGGTCCCTCATGAACTTTTTGGTCACCTCGAGCACGTCGGAAGGCATCGTGGCAGACAGCAAAACCACCTAACACAAAACAGCAGCCTCGGGGTGGGGGGTCTTCATGATGCTCGCCCCCCTTCCCGCAGACCACCTGCAAGGAAGCCAGTGCCCAGGACGGCTGAAGGGGAGACTCCAGAGTTCTCGATGGCACCCCTACTGTCACCCCAAGCACATGTCACGCAAAGGCAGCCTCGCCTCTGTGGCAGGAGTTCGGACAGCTGCCGCTCACCTGGGTGTTGCTGTTGAGCTTCTGGAATATGTCATAGATCTGGTCCTTGAAGCCGCGGCTCAGCATCTCATCGGCTTCGTCCAGTACGAACATCTTGATGTACTTGGGAGCTACCGAGAGAAAACACCAGCAGACCAGAATAAAGGAACGACAGAAGACTTCAATTTCCCGATGAGGAACAGGGAAGGGACAAGAGCTCTGCTCTCAGAAGACAAGGTTGATCCTCCGCCCGCGACCCGCTCAGCCAGCCGGCAGCCCCAAGGAGCAAAACACTCCCCCAGGCTCAGGACGGGAAGCGGGCTCAGATGACACGCATGGGCTCATCACAGAGCAGCGCAGCACGGCGTAGGGGGGTCTGTGGAGGGGGGACAGGACTCACACAGGTATCTGCGATTCAACATGTCAAACACCCGGCCTGGGGTGCCCACGATGATGTGCGGCGCCTCCATCTGCAGCTTCTGGACCTCGGCACGCACGTTGGTCCCCCCAATGCAGGCGTGGCAGGAGGCGCCCATGTAGTCTCCCAGCGCCATGACTACCTTCTGTATCTAGACCCAAAGACAAGTGCCCATATGTGAGCCACACCAGAGCCAGGTCACATCGGAGATGGTTGGGATATAACGCTTGCTCTCCAACCCAGACAGGGTGCTGGTTAAACTCACTGCTCAGACAATGAACGGGCAGGCGCTTCATTTAAGATCACGCTGCGCATTAAGCGGCAGGCTCAAGGTCTGAGCTGCGTCTGGCTCCTATGAACACAAGGGTTCACAGTAACCCCCTTCCCTAAGCCACCAAGGACCCATTTCGTCAGGTCTCGTAGCCACCAGTCTTAGGAACAGGACATCCACCTGCGTCCTAGCGAACTCTGGCCACACGACCTGTGCTGGGGACATGTGCAGTCTCTATAAAAAAGTGTCTTCTGCACACACAAGAAGGTCTTTCTGGAATTCTTCTAGAACTCTCCCTAGTTTGCAGTACCATACCTTTATTCAGTCAGCATAGAATCACCCTGACTTCACCCAACTTTCCTACTGAAGAGATCACAGTTTCTGACCCTCTCTCCTCCAGGAGCCAGGGAAACAGTCTACCACAAGGGTTTTATGTGCTCCAGGCATGAAACAGCTCTGGTCACCAAACCAGGCATCAAGCTAGGATCAACAAAGGGCTGTGCGTCCACTCTGCCCCCAGCTGATAGGAGCGCACCACCACTGCTGAGGTGTCTCTCTGCCCATCGCCAGGGGCTCTGTTCATCAAACAGCCACCAAACCTGCCTGGCCAGCCAAGCTCCACCTTTTCATTTGACTCAGGAAATGGGTGGAGAAAATAATGCTTATTGTGTTTGGGCAAGAGAGGGCTTATAATTAACCCGGAGAGGCTCCAGATATCCCGGAGCCCTGGCTTATTTCCTCACCTCACGCACTGGCCCTTTTCAGCCATCCCCCCCAGACCATGCTTCACTTCTAATGAGCAGTGATCCGCGGGGAGCACACCTCTCCCCATTTTCTGATGATGCTGAGCATTCCCAAAGCAGCCCctcaggggaagagagaagaaagtgacATGCTCACCTGCTGAGCCAGCTCTCTAGTGGGCGCCAGGACCAAAGCCTGTGTGGCCTTTAGATCTAATTCAATCTGTTGCAGAATCGATATGGCGAAAGTGGCTGTTTTCCCAGTCCCAGATTGGGCTTGAGCGATCACATCATAACCTAAACAGAGCAGCAGGAATTGGAAAGGAGTTCGTACCTCTCAGGATCAGCCCTTTCAGGTCTCTGCCCCATCAGCAAGCACCCCACAGAGCTGCGGGGTGAGCGTGAAGTGCTTCAGACTTCACTCTGGCGCTGTGCAGCGCCCACGTGCAATAGCGTGAACTACACCAGATCACTAACTCCCTCAGTACCGCACTGAGCCAGCCTAGAAACACAAATATGAACAATTACGAGCTGCCTAAAACACCACCTTACTGAGATCACACCGGCAATCCGTGTGTCCAGGGCATGAACCAGACATGGCACAGACCAAAGGCCGAGCTGGGATGAGCAAGGAGTTGCTCTGTCCCTGACTGATATGAAACAAGCACCACCAACCAGGTGCCGCTCTACCCAGGTCAGGGACAGTCCAGAACCTGTGCTGGGGACCAGCGCACTCACCCTTGATACAAGGAAGAATGGCTCGCTGCTGGATGGCAGAAGGCTTCTCAAAACCATAGGCGTAGATGCCACGGAGAAGGGACTCGGAGAGGTTCATGTCATCAAAGCTGTCAACGATCTCATTCCAGTTGCTCTGTGGGACAGAGTGTTTCCAGTGGTAGGAAAGACCACGCTGTCTTCCAGCGCGGAGGAGCAGACCTCGTCCTCACTGAGAGCGCCACAGCCCCCGCTTCTCCGCCCATCAGAGAGGCCAGGTGGGTCCCGAACTCAGGGCCCAGGAAATCCCCGGACGACACCAGGCCACTGGTAAACCAGAGAGCAGACCGTGCAAGACGGGACTTAGACTGAACGGACTGCTCTCCGCGCTCCGGGACGCAGATACTTAGAACGAATCTCCGGAAAGGAATCAGGACTGGAGCGGAGGCGGGGCAGGTCTACTAGGGAAGGGGACAACCGCGCTCCGGAGAACCATGGGACACTGGTGGAGATCGTCTTTCCCAGAAACAGGGACAGCGGCGCACGAGTCCCAAGCTCACCTCGATGACGCCTTCGGGCTCCATCCCATCGGGGCCATTGTCTCTGGATCTGTTGGCGGAAAGCAGAAGCCCACTGAGACACTGAGAAACCCTTCCCGCGGCCGGCTGGCCCGCACCACGCCGTCGGCCTCCACTCCCGCGCGGACCCCACCAGCTCCCCGGGGACACAGCCCTTCCTTCACCGAGTCAGAACGCAGCCGCGCTCCCGGGGCCAGAACGGGGTCCGCGCTCCCGGGCCCACGTGTCCCGGGCCGGGTCGCTCAGAGCCCGAGCGCGTGCGCCTCCCCCCCCCCGCGGCAGCCCCGACGCGCCGGAAGTCCCGCCCCTCACCTCCTGGCTGCAAGGGGAGGACATCCCCTTCCCCCCACGTCACTCCGCCcgcgccctcccccaccccctccagcccgGCTCCCCCCCTCGCGGTGCCCGGATGTGGGAGGCCGCGGGCGGTGGCGGCCTCGCGCACAATGAGCCCCAGCCGAGCTAGCGAAGGGGGAGATTGCACAATACTCAGAAGCCAagcgggctgggggaggggagcccctCGGGCCGCCATGTGCTCGCTCCCTCGACCACCCGGTGGCGTCTCCCCCCGCCACAAACAATCCACAGCCCGCCCGCCCCCGTCGCGAAATGGCGTCGCCCTCCCATACCTCAGGCCGCTCACCCCCGAAGGAAAGTGGACCTGCCCATCCGCAGTTTGCCAATTGCCCGGCTTGTGCGGCAAAATGGACCCGCCCGCCCGGCGCCGGGTAGGCTCCCGGTGCCTCACGCGGCCGCTCCTCGGGGTCAGGCTCGGTCCTGGCCGTCAAGAAAACCAGCACACTGAACGGCCGGCTtcctccgccccgccccggctCTCCGCGCGACCGAGCGCCCGGCTCGGAGCACCCGGGCGCCCCTCGCTCCGGCGAGTGGTCCCGTCGGAGGCCCCCGGAACCGCGAGCGCGCGCGAGCCCTCCCTCCGCCGGAGAGGCGTCCGCACCCGCCAGCCCGGGCCACGCGCtggcggccgccgccgccgtcccCACGCCGGGTCGCGACACCGCCTGGCGCTCGGGCGCAGTGCCGCGTCGCGGGGGTGGAGCGGGGGGATCGGCCTCCCGGCGGGCCTCGCACGCCAGGCCGTCCGCGCTAGCCGGCCAGGCCCCGGCCCTGCCCCCTCGACCCCCGGGACCGGGCCTCCCGGCGTGGCTGTCCCGCGTAACCCCGGGCGGGGGGTGAGGGTTTGGAGGTCCGGGGCGGTGGGGCTCggctgacccccaccccccaccccccaccccacgggGCCCTCGGAAGGAAGTGGTAGGGCGAGCAGCCCCGACCTTTTGCAAAAGGATTTCTTACCGGGAATCCTGACTCGCAGACATGATCCTTAGAAACTAGGGCGGAGTGCCCGCCTATCGACAACTTATAGAGCGCCCGACCCCGCCCCAGCCATCGCATTGGCTTGGCCGCCTCGGCCCCGCCTGCCGGCGCTCCGCGACTCGGCGTGACGTTAGTTCGCAGGCTCTCCGGCACGCCACCACCATTGGACAACCTGAACGCCTATCCAGGCGAGGCCCCGCCCCGCAGCCCCATTGGCTGCGGGGCCCGCCTTTCTCGCCGGTACGGAAGTGACATACGGGAGTCAGGCCTCGAGGCCTGGCAGCCATCTTGGGGCCCAGCGCCCCTACACGTGCGGAGGCGAGAGCGCCCAGGTCATATGGCCTGGCCGGCCCTATCGCGCGTGAGGGGCGAGGCTTCAGCCTCCAGGGACTTCCGGGCTCCCGAGACAGCTGCTTCCCTTTGCCTCCGCTGCCGATGCGCGCCGGACCCACGG
This region of Mustela lutreola isolate mMusLut2 chromosome 15, mMusLut2.pri, whole genome shotgun sequence genomic DNA includes:
- the CD68 gene encoding macrosialin — encoded protein: MRLAVLFLGALGLLAAQGTGNDCPHKKSATLLPSFTVTPTATESTASPGTTSHRTTTAGATSQEPTTATHKPPTTPSHGNTTVHPTMSNSTTASPNTSTSSPHPGPPSPPPPPPSPSPGPQEAIGDYTWTNGSQPCVRLQAQIQIGVVYPTQGGGKAWGISVLNPNKTKPQGRCEGAHPRLLLSFPSGQLSFGFEQDPRQGAVYLSSLALEYNVSFPRAAQWTFSGQNSSLRALQAPLGQSFSCRNASVALAPSLRLDLLGLKLQAARLPFSGAFGPSFSCPSDQFNLLPVIIGLVALGLLALVLVTFCVVRRRPPSYQAL
- the EIF4A1 gene encoding eukaryotic initiation factor 4A-I isoform X1, which encodes MSASQDSRSRDNGPDGMEPEGVIESNWNEIVDSFDDMNLSESLLRGIYAYGFEKPSAIQQRAILPCIKGYDVIAQAQSGTGKTATFAISILQQIELDLKATQALVLAPTRELAQQIQKVVMALGDYMGASCHACIGGTNVRAEVQKLQMEAPHIIVGTPGRVFDMLNRRYLSPKYIKMFVLDEADEMLSRGFKDQIYDIFQKLNSNTQVVLLSATMPSDVLEVTKKFMRDPIRILVKKEELTLEGIRQFYINVEREEWKLDTLCDLYETLTITQAVIFINTRRKVDWLTEKMHARDFTVSAMHGDMDQKERDVIMREFRSGSSRVLITTDLLARGIDVQQVSLVINYDLPTNRENYIHRIGRGGRFGRKGVAINMVTEEDKRTLRDIETFYNTSIEEMPLNVADLI
- the EIF4A1 gene encoding eukaryotic initiation factor 4A-I isoform X2, translated to MEPEGVIESNWNEIVDSFDDMNLSESLLRGIYAYGFEKPSAIQQRAILPCIKGYDVIAQAQSGTGKTATFAISILQQIELDLKATQALVLAPTRELAQQIQKVVMALGDYMGASCHACIGGTNVRAEVQKLQMEAPHIIVGTPGRVFDMLNRRYLSPKYIKMFVLDEADEMLSRGFKDQIYDIFQKLNSNTQVVLLSATMPSDVLEVTKKFMRDPIRILVKKEELTLEGIRQFYINVEREEWKLDTLCDLYETLTITQAVIFINTRRKVDWLTEKMHARDFTVSAMHGDMDQKERDVIMREFRSGSSRVLITTDLLARGIDVQQVSLVINYDLPTNRENYIHRIGRGGRFGRKGVAINMVTEEDKRTLRDIETFYNTSIEEMPLNVADLI